A single window of Nicotiana sylvestris chromosome 5, ASM39365v2, whole genome shotgun sequence DNA harbors:
- the LOC104217940 gene encoding uncharacterized protein isoform X2 — MEDSSMTIEFLRARLLAERSVSQTARQRAEELSERVLELEEQLKIVSLQRKKAEKATAAVLSILENNGRSDASEEFDSGSDQEAIFSDSKCAESADNRDERKPTSSNVKEKENDADTFSSSEIVSSPSTGRSLSWKSGNNHSLQSFDRKKYSDSAWRRSSSFASTGSSSPRRSGKSCRRIRRSNTRSATDELQNTSGGCPSEILPSSANNGTQSLMDSAGDNDAKNQLHFHASEMSENQRKADENDENMERALQHKAQLIGQYEAEEKAQREWEEKYRENNSYAQDSCDPGNYSDVTEERDDMKAFEQSYSAEMINLQNHANQFQEADIRSMNGVTDNVPSTPHIDTGRRKDQNCSKVFTSESASEFAFSKSNGSCPENHGPVPAYSHHQSMSANGSPMHPSEKTIPSSEGSSSQAGQALEGSYEQALVSHNASNNIGSILGALEQAKFSLSQQINDYKSSAETVGHSIPTTRTEDRLDIPPGCPGLFRLPTDFQPEATATASYSGLFSRFSSANYSLENGSDKFSTTPYMEPGSNAITGNRFSSHSTRPITDVGSGVSSQRPVLENTLPKSLPYSTRFDYLNSPSSFGLPFSSKSVYPTYPFCLSTTTTTSQSPSWSPLHESSPTTFSPIVVPKLLSGEEMYLRSLPRNETGTTPSFHVSHYDTHLRPNLYR, encoded by the exons ATGGAAGATTCTAGTATGACAATTGAATTTCTCCGTGCACGATTATTGGCTGAAAGGTCTGTCTCACAAACAGCAAGGCAGAGAGCTGAAGAACTATCAGAGAGG GTGTTGGAACTGGAAGAGCAGCTAAAGATTGTGTCACTACAAAGAAAGAAAGCCGAGAAGGCCACTGCAGCTGTTCTTTCCATCTTAGAGAACAATGGAAGATCTGATGCTTCGGAGGAGTTTGATTCAGGCTCTGATCAGGAAGCGATATTCTCTGATTCTAAATGTGCTGAGTCCGCTGACAATAGAGACGAGCGAAAGCCAACTTCATCAAAtgtgaaagagaaagaaaatgatgCAGATACATTCTCAAGCTCCGAGATTGTATCTTCTCCATCAACTGGTAGAAGTTTGTCGTGGAAAAGTGGTAATAATCATTCTTTGCAGTCTTTCGACAGGAAGAAATACAGTGATTCTGCCTGGAGGAGGTCTAGTAGTTTTGCATCAACTGGATCTTCTTCGCCAAGACGTTCTGGAAAATCATGCCGACGGATAAGGCGCAGTAACACCAG ATCAGCCACTGATGAATTACAAAATACTTCTGGTGGATGTCCCTCCGAGATTCTTCCTTCTTCTGCTAACAATGGGACTCAATCCTTAATGGACAGTGCTGGCGATAATGATGCGAAAAATCAACTTCACTTTCATGCTTCAGAGATGTCAGAAAATCAAAGGAAAGCAGATGAGAATGATGAAAACATGGAAAGAGCTCTACAACATAAGGCACAACTTATAGGGCAATATGAAGCTGAGGAAAAAGCCCAAAGAGAATGGGAAGAAAAGTACAGAGAGAATAACAGCTATGCGCAG GATTCATGTGACCCTGGGAATTACTCGGACGTGACTGAAGAAAGAGATGACATGAAGGCATTTGAGCAATCATACTCAGCTGAAATGATAAATTTGCAAAATCATGCAAACCAATTCCAGGAAGCAGATATTCGCTCCATGAACGGAGTTACAGACAATGTTCCATCCACTCCACATATCGATACTGGACGACGGAAGGATCAGAATTGCAGCAAAGTTTTTACCTCAGAGTCAGCATCAGAATTTGCATTCTCAAAGTCTAATGGGAGTTGTCCAGAAAATCATGGCCCGGTACCTGCTTATAGTCACCATCAGTCTATGTCTGCGAATGGCTCCCCTATGCACCCGTCGGAAAAAACTATTCCATCTTCCGAAGGTAGCAGTTCGCAAGCAGGACAAGCTTTAGAAGGATCTTATGAACAAGCCTTGGTTTCTCATAATGCTTCAAATAATATAGGTTCTATACTGGGGGCACTTGAACAAGCTAAGTTTTCACTCAGCCAACAGATCAATGACTACAAATCTTCTGCGGAAACTGTAGGACATTCTATTCCTACAACTAGAACTGAGGACAGATTAGATATTCCACCTGGGTGCCCTGGCCTTTTCAGACTACCAACAGATTTTCAACCTGAAGCAACTGCAACTGCCAGCTACTCGGGTTTGTTTTCAAGGTTCAGTTCAGCAAATTATTCTCTTGAAAATGGCTCTGATAAATTCTCTACAACCCCTTAcatggagcctggatcaaatgcTATTACAGGAAATAGGTTTTCTTCTCATTCCACCCGACCTATCACAGATGTCGGTTCTGGAGTATCTTCACAAAGGCCTGTCTTGGAAAACACCTTACCCAAAAGTCTACCATATTCCACTAGATTCGACTATCTTAATTCTCCCTCGAGTTTTGGTCTTCCGTTTTCTAGTAAATCAGTGTACCCCACctatcctttttgcctcagtaCAACAACTACTACGTCTCAATCCCCAAGTTGGAGTCCACTACATGAATCCTCACCGACCACATTCAGCCCCATTGTAGTGCCAAAATTATTATCAGGTGAAGAAATGTACCTAAGATCACTTCCTAGGAATGAGACAGGTACAACCCCATCATTTCATGTCTCACATTATGATACTCATCTGAGACCAAACCTGTATAGGTAG
- the LOC104217939 gene encoding uncharacterized protein: MGGNKQRRKTHHHSHRGESSRTRQPIDSLRAEESLPAELVEEEEPTGPRVQLAMWDFGQCDAKRCTGRKLARFGMLKELRVGTGFGGVCLSPTGSQCISREDSSLIDRRGLAVVDCSWARLDDVPFTKLRCAAPRLLPWLVAANPVNYGRPCELSCVEALAAGLIICGEEETGNLLLSKFKWGHAFLSLNKELLKAYSECKTSADIVSTQNEWLSSQTSNIPQALKTEDSGSHSEGEYSSNDSDDGLPPLEKNMNHLHVNSDEESE, translated from the coding sequence ATGGGTGGTAACAAGCAAAGGCGTAAAACCCATCATCACTCTCATCGAGGAGAATCTAGCCGCACCCGTCAACCTATTGATTCTCTCAGGGCTGAAGAGTCTTTACCCGCAGAACTCGTGGAAGAAGAGGAACCAACAGGTCCAAGAGTTCAGCTGGCTATGTGGGATTTTGGTCAGTGCGATGCTAAAAGGTGCACTGGACGGAAGCTTGCAAGATTTGGTATGTTGAAAGAGCTGCGAGTTGGTACTGGATTTGGTGGCGTTTGTTTAAGTCCCACTGGATCACAGTGTATCTCAAGAGAAGATAGTAGTTTAATTGATCGAAGGGGGTTAGCTGTAGTAGATTGCTCATGGGCTCGCTTGGATGATGTACCTTTCACAAAATTGCGCTGTGCTGCTCCACGTCTTTTACCATGGTTGGTAGCAGCAAATCCAGTAAACTATGGTCGTCCGTGTGAGCTGTCTTGTGTCGAGGCTTTAGCAGCAGGTTTAATTATATGCGGTGAGGAGGAAACTGGAAATCTACTGCTCAGCAAGTTCAAATGGGGTCATGCATTCTTGTCCCTCAATAAAGAACTTTTGAAGGCATACTCAGAATGTAAGACGAGCGCTGACATTGTTTCAACTCAGAATGAGTGGCTTTCCTCGCAAACCTCAAATATTCCACAAGCTCTAAAAACAGAGGATTCTGGATCCCATAGTGAAGGTGAATATTCTTCTAATGATTCTGACGATGGACTTCCTCCTCTAGAAAAGAACATGAATCATCTTCACGTGAACAGCGATGAAGAGAGTGAATAG
- the LOC104217940 gene encoding uncharacterized protein isoform X1, translating to MTSHGKEDQDQRKILGMEDSSMTIEFLRARLLAERSVSQTARQRAEELSERVLELEEQLKIVSLQRKKAEKATAAVLSILENNGRSDASEEFDSGSDQEAIFSDSKCAESADNRDERKPTSSNVKEKENDADTFSSSEIVSSPSTGRSLSWKSGNNHSLQSFDRKKYSDSAWRRSSSFASTGSSSPRRSGKSCRRIRRSNTRSATDELQNTSGGCPSEILPSSANNGTQSLMDSAGDNDAKNQLHFHASEMSENQRKADENDENMERALQHKAQLIGQYEAEEKAQREWEEKYRENNSYAQDSCDPGNYSDVTEERDDMKAFEQSYSAEMINLQNHANQFQEADIRSMNGVTDNVPSTPHIDTGRRKDQNCSKVFTSESASEFAFSKSNGSCPENHGPVPAYSHHQSMSANGSPMHPSEKTIPSSEGSSSQAGQALEGSYEQALVSHNASNNIGSILGALEQAKFSLSQQINDYKSSAETVGHSIPTTRTEDRLDIPPGCPGLFRLPTDFQPEATATASYSGLFSRFSSANYSLENGSDKFSTTPYMEPGSNAITGNRFSSHSTRPITDVGSGVSSQRPVLENTLPKSLPYSTRFDYLNSPSSFGLPFSSKSVYPTYPFCLSTTTTTSQSPSWSPLHESSPTTFSPIVVPKLLSGEEMYLRSLPRNETGTTPSFHVSHYDTHLRPNLYR from the exons ATGACAAGTCATGGGAAAGAAGATCAAGATCAGAG GAAAATCCTTGGCATGGAAGATTCTAGTATGACAATTGAATTTCTCCGTGCACGATTATTGGCTGAAAGGTCTGTCTCACAAACAGCAAGGCAGAGAGCTGAAGAACTATCAGAGAGG GTGTTGGAACTGGAAGAGCAGCTAAAGATTGTGTCACTACAAAGAAAGAAAGCCGAGAAGGCCACTGCAGCTGTTCTTTCCATCTTAGAGAACAATGGAAGATCTGATGCTTCGGAGGAGTTTGATTCAGGCTCTGATCAGGAAGCGATATTCTCTGATTCTAAATGTGCTGAGTCCGCTGACAATAGAGACGAGCGAAAGCCAACTTCATCAAAtgtgaaagagaaagaaaatgatgCAGATACATTCTCAAGCTCCGAGATTGTATCTTCTCCATCAACTGGTAGAAGTTTGTCGTGGAAAAGTGGTAATAATCATTCTTTGCAGTCTTTCGACAGGAAGAAATACAGTGATTCTGCCTGGAGGAGGTCTAGTAGTTTTGCATCAACTGGATCTTCTTCGCCAAGACGTTCTGGAAAATCATGCCGACGGATAAGGCGCAGTAACACCAG ATCAGCCACTGATGAATTACAAAATACTTCTGGTGGATGTCCCTCCGAGATTCTTCCTTCTTCTGCTAACAATGGGACTCAATCCTTAATGGACAGTGCTGGCGATAATGATGCGAAAAATCAACTTCACTTTCATGCTTCAGAGATGTCAGAAAATCAAAGGAAAGCAGATGAGAATGATGAAAACATGGAAAGAGCTCTACAACATAAGGCACAACTTATAGGGCAATATGAAGCTGAGGAAAAAGCCCAAAGAGAATGGGAAGAAAAGTACAGAGAGAATAACAGCTATGCGCAG GATTCATGTGACCCTGGGAATTACTCGGACGTGACTGAAGAAAGAGATGACATGAAGGCATTTGAGCAATCATACTCAGCTGAAATGATAAATTTGCAAAATCATGCAAACCAATTCCAGGAAGCAGATATTCGCTCCATGAACGGAGTTACAGACAATGTTCCATCCACTCCACATATCGATACTGGACGACGGAAGGATCAGAATTGCAGCAAAGTTTTTACCTCAGAGTCAGCATCAGAATTTGCATTCTCAAAGTCTAATGGGAGTTGTCCAGAAAATCATGGCCCGGTACCTGCTTATAGTCACCATCAGTCTATGTCTGCGAATGGCTCCCCTATGCACCCGTCGGAAAAAACTATTCCATCTTCCGAAGGTAGCAGTTCGCAAGCAGGACAAGCTTTAGAAGGATCTTATGAACAAGCCTTGGTTTCTCATAATGCTTCAAATAATATAGGTTCTATACTGGGGGCACTTGAACAAGCTAAGTTTTCACTCAGCCAACAGATCAATGACTACAAATCTTCTGCGGAAACTGTAGGACATTCTATTCCTACAACTAGAACTGAGGACAGATTAGATATTCCACCTGGGTGCCCTGGCCTTTTCAGACTACCAACAGATTTTCAACCTGAAGCAACTGCAACTGCCAGCTACTCGGGTTTGTTTTCAAGGTTCAGTTCAGCAAATTATTCTCTTGAAAATGGCTCTGATAAATTCTCTACAACCCCTTAcatggagcctggatcaaatgcTATTACAGGAAATAGGTTTTCTTCTCATTCCACCCGACCTATCACAGATGTCGGTTCTGGAGTATCTTCACAAAGGCCTGTCTTGGAAAACACCTTACCCAAAAGTCTACCATATTCCACTAGATTCGACTATCTTAATTCTCCCTCGAGTTTTGGTCTTCCGTTTTCTAGTAAATCAGTGTACCCCACctatcctttttgcctcagtaCAACAACTACTACGTCTCAATCCCCAAGTTGGAGTCCACTACATGAATCCTCACCGACCACATTCAGCCCCATTGTAGTGCCAAAATTATTATCAGGTGAAGAAATGTACCTAAGATCACTTCCTAGGAATGAGACAGGTACAACCCCATCATTTCATGTCTCACATTATGATACTCATCTGAGACCAAACCTGTATAGGTAG